The Flavobacteriales bacterium nucleotide sequence AGATGCACTTGATGCCGTAGAAACAGCTGTAAAAAGTTTGGAAGATTGTCCATTGTTTAATGCTGGTAGAGGAAGCGTTTTTACGGCCAATGGCTCACACGAAATGGACGCATCCATTATGGAGGGTCTAAACCGAAATGCAGGAGCCGTATCTTTGGTGCAAGGTATAAAAAACCCCATTTCATTGGCACGGGCTGTGATGGAAAAATCTGGCCATGTATTTTTGGCTGGGCAAGGTGCAATGGATTTCGCCAAGCAACTGGAAATTGAATGTTTGTCCGATGAATATTTCTTTGACCAATATAGATTTGACCAATGGCAAACGGTTAAAAACACCGATCAATTCCAACTTGACCACACGTCAAAAGAGCATAAATTCGGCACTGTAGGAGCTGTAGCCTGCGATATTAGGGGCAATTTGGCAGCTGCCACATCCACCGGAGGTATGACAAACAAAAAGTTTGGACGTGTTGGCGACAGCCCGCTTATTGGATGCGGCAACTATGCCAATAACCAAACATGTGCTGTTTCGTGTACCGGAAGCGGTGAATATTTTATCAGAAGTGTTGTGGCCTACGAAGTTTCTGCCCTCATAGAATTTAAAAATTTGAGTTTGGAAGAGGCTTGTGCAGAGGTTATACATAAACGGTTGCCCCTTCTAAATGGCGATGGAGGTCTAATAGCCGTTGATAGTAAAGGAAATTTTTGTATGCCGTTTAACACCGCAGGAATGTATAGGGCAGCAAAAAATAACCGCAATGTAGAAGTGGTTGCCATTTTTTCATAAATATAGCAAACCTTTCCGTTTGTTATCTTATACTAATTAAAAGGGGCATCAATAGGTAATACCGCCACTTTTTTGGTTGAAAGAGTATATCGGTCTGAGTTTGACAAGACATGCACTTTCAAATTAGTGATGGTCATGGGGGTGCCGGGTTCTAATAGGGCTTCGCTGTTGTGTTCTATTTCGCTGCCATCAAAAATAATAACCATACCCGTGCCTATTACTTTTAAATCATCTCCATTTTTAATTACCACACCCGTATTTTCAGACAAGCCTATGCCCAAAATTGACGGAAACTTCGCCACGGCCTGAGCAATTCTGCCAAACCTTCCGCGTTGCACAAAGTGTGTATCAATCATTATTTGCGGCAGCCACCCCATGCCCTTCGACATTTTTACTGTACCTTTTACAAAAGATTCGGATGCAATACCACCGGCAATCATTTCTTCCGACATAGCCATCGCTCCTGCACTGGTTCCGGCAAGCACAAATTCTGGGTCGTTGGCATATCTATTGGTAAGTATTTCGTGCAAGGCACTACCTCCAATTATTTTGGTAATTTTTGATTGGTCGCCGCCCGAAAACATCACACAACTGGATTTTCTAACTATCTCAAGATTTTTAGGATTGTTGGCGTCTGCTTTTTTCCGAATATCCAGCACCGTTACATTTTTACAACCCAACAATTCAAAGGTTTGAATGTAGGTTTGACCAACCTCAACCGGAATGCTGGAAGCCGTTGGAATAACAACAAAACTTTTGTCTTTTCCTCCGCTTTCCCGCACCACATGCGAGATAATTCCCTCCTGAATAAATTCGAGTGTCTCGGTTTCACTTCGGTTGATATCATCCCCTTTATCCTCGTTTCCGCCAATCGGAATTAATATACCCTTCGCTTTAAACATTGTTTTTATCGCCTAATAATTTTGGGGGCAAAGGTATTTCAGCCATTCAATTAAAAAATATTGTATTTGAAAGGTTTACTTATTATCATTGTTCGTTGAATTGTTTCAGAAGTTTTATCAAGATTTATTAGAGAAACGTGAAAATAGTAGAAATAAATGCTATGCGTGGACCAAATTATTGGTCTGTAAGACGACACAAACTTATCGTTATGGTGTTGGATTTGGAAGAAATGGAAGATCGTCCATCCAATAAAATTGATGGATTTTACGACTGTCTGGTAAATCTTTTTCCTTCCATGCAATCCCACCGATGCTCGGTAGGCACCGAAGGAGGTTTTTTTCAGCGTGTAAAAGAAGGCACTTGGATGGGACATATCATCGAACACATCGCTCTCGAATTGCAAACTCTGGCCGGAATGGATGTGGGGTTTGGCCGCACCCGCGACTACGGACAAAAAGGCGTTTACAACGTGGTATTTGCCTATATGGAAGAAAAGGCAGGCAGATATGCGGCAGAAGCATCGGTGAGAATTTGTCAATCATTGATAGACAATAAACCGTATGATTTAAGCGATGACATTCAGGAACTTCGTGAAATAAGAGAGCAAGAAAGACTTGGCCCAAGCACAGGTTCGATTGTGGAAGAAGCCGAAAAAAGGGGTATTCCGTGGATACGGTTAAACAGGTATTCGCTTTGCCAATTGGGCTATGGCACCAACCAAAAGCGTATTCAAGCCACGGTAACGAGCGAAACCAGCAACATTGCCGTTGAATTGGCCTGCGACAAAGAAGAAACCAAATATTTGTTAGAGCAAGCCGAAGTGCCTGTGCCTCGGGGCGAAATAATAAGAAGAGAAAGCAGCCTTGCCTCAACCTGCGACTATGTGGGTTTTCCATTGGTTATAAAACCAGTTAACGGCAATCATGGTCGTGGCATAACGGTAAATATTAACAACTACGACCATGCTTTGGAAGCCTTTAGAGAAGCCCAGAAAGTCTCTTCCTCCATTATTGTGGAGCGATTTGTTACGGGTGAAGATTTTAGACTGTTGGTTATTAATCATAAGTTGGTGGCTGCTGCCAAAAGAACTCCGGCACACATTGTTGGGAATGGGATTGACACCATACAAACGTTAATAGACAAGGTTAATGAAGATCCTCGAAGAGGATACGGACACGAAAAGGTGCTAACTCAAATAACGGTTAACGAACTCACGGCATCATTAATTAAAGCCAAAGGTTACACCCTCGAAACCATATTGCAAAATGATGAAAAACTGTATTTAAAAGATACCGCCAACTTGAGTACCGGAGGCACATCGGAAGATGTTACAGACATAGTACACCCATCGAACGTGGCTATGGCCGA carries:
- a CDS encoding cyanophycinase; translation: MFKAKGILIPIGGNEDKGDDINRSETETLEFIQEGIISHVVRESGGKDKSFVVIPTASSIPVEVGQTYIQTFELLGCKNVTVLDIRKKADANNPKNLEIVRKSSCVMFSGGDQSKITKIIGGSALHEILTNRYANDPEFVLAGTSAGAMAMSEEMIAGGIASESFVKGTVKMSKGMGWLPQIMIDTHFVQRGRFGRIAQAVAKFPSILGIGLSENTGVVIKNGDDLKVIGTGMVIIFDGSEIEHNSEALLEPGTPMTITNLKVHVLSNSDRYTLSTKKVAVLPIDAPFN
- a CDS encoding isoaspartyl peptidase/L-asparaginase; this translates as MSNNIISIAIHGGAGTLLPEGISTEQEKTYKSALSEALNAGYSVLEKGGDALDAVETAVKSLEDCPLFNAGRGSVFTANGSHEMDASIMEGLNRNAGAVSLVQGIKNPISLARAVMEKSGHVFLAGQGAMDFAKQLEIECLSDEYFFDQYRFDQWQTVKNTDQFQLDHTSKEHKFGTVGAVACDIRGNLAAATSTGGMTNKKFGRVGDSPLIGCGNYANNQTCAVSCTGSGEYFIRSVVAYEVSALIEFKNLSLEEACAEVIHKRLPLLNGDGGLIAVDSKGNFCMPFNTAGMYRAAKNNRNVEVVAIFS